The genomic stretch CACCTGGGCGAGCTCAACATGGAACTGGTCGGATGCCTCTTCTTTACCTGGTCCAtgatgtgtttgtctgtgatcACAGGGTTAAAGAGTTTGACCAAGATGGAATGCTTGACAATGATCTACTGTACAGTGGTTCTCCTCATTCTTTTTGGTTTCGGCTTCACTCTGGACGGCGCCATTGAAGGCATCACGTGCTACCTGACCCCGGACCTGTCCAAGCTGTTAGAGGTCAAGGTGTGGGAGAAGGCTGTGGGGCAGGTATTCTACACGCTTTCCATCTCTGCCTCAACGCTAGTCGGCCTGGCCAGCTACAACGTCTTCAACTCAGATCCTGTGCTGCACGCCGTCATCTTGGCCGTAGCCAACGCCTCCGTCAGCTTGATGAGTGGCTTCGTCGTCTTCACGTCGCTTGGTTACGTGTCCCAGCTGATGGACATCGAATTAGATCAGCTGCATGCAGGCGGCACCACGCTGGTCTTCGTCATCTATCCTGTCGCCCTCACGCGGCAGAAATATGGCCAGTTCTTGTCGTGCATCTACTACCTGATGATCTTCTGCTGGGCCTTGTCCACCTCTATTGGCACCTTGCAGGTTTTCTTCGGCGCGCTCTACGACCTGTTCCCCCTCATCCGCAACCACCGCAAGCCCACGCGCGTGCTGATGTGCATGGTGTACTTCTTGGTCTGCCTGCCCATGGTGACCGACGCGGGGCTGATCTTTGTCAACATTCTTAACTTCTACCTGTACTCTTTCAACATTTTCATTATGTCGCTGTTGACAGTGACGGCAGTGACGTGGGTGTACGGACTGCGTCACTTCCTTGTGGACGTGGAGGTGATGATAGGAGTCGACGTGCTGCACTGCGTGCCCTGGGCTTGGGGCAAGTACTACCTGAGCGCCTGCTGGTTGGTCTTGAGCCCCGCCTGTTTGGTGTTCACCTGCGTGCAGCAGTTCATTGGGATGGAGCCGCCGGCACGTGTGGACCACAGAGGCCACCTACTGGGGCTGGGACTGTCCTGGCTGACGCTGCTGCCCATACCGCTGGCCGCGATCTACAGCCTGTTGCGCCGCTCCGGGACTTTGCTGCAGAGGCTGCGCGCCGCCACCACGCCCAGCGAGATGTGGGGACCCGCCTCCATCAAGCACCGCAAGATCTGGCTCAGCGTCTATGCTGGCAAGCTGGGCGAGCACACCCAGACTAGCGTGGCGTCGCTCAAAGAAGGCTTCAAAGACTTGCGGGCGGACGAAGACCCAGCAGCTTCCGAGGAAGCGAATGAAATCTCCTCCGAGCTCCTGGGTGGCGTCCTTACCCATCCGCCTGACTTGGACTCTTGCGATATTACCTTCTCAGAAATGTTTGATAATGCATACTTGGATGAAGATGCGACCTGGAAGAATGAGAACATGGATGTAAGTCATCCACAAACCTCACCCGATGTTGTCGTCACTCCAACCTCCATAGGTTCGTCGCCTGAGAACCCTTTCACATCCTTCGAGACCGTTTTTGAACTGCTGAATCAGGACAGAAAAGACTCTATTGCGGACGTCCCTGCCATCACGGGCAGCAGCACGCAGACCACCATAGGGCTTTTCTCCTCCCATGACTTGCTCCCCGGCACGCCTGGTGACTAGGTCACTGTCCAAACTGCTGTCCTAACTGCTTAAGAGGCCTTCACAGACTTTCGGGCGGAAGATGTCCGAGCAGCTTTCGAGGAAGTGAGTGAAACCCCCTCGGGGGTGATATCCATGTCCATTAGCCTGAAATAGTGTACAATGCAGCTGCTGCAGACGCGAGAGGAGATCTATAATAATAACATGCTCCGGGTTCGAGTCCGCTCGACTGAGGGTTCTTCGACTTCCATCGGGAGCTTTTCGAAAATGTTCCAATCGGCTAAATTGCAGAAACAGGACAAGAGAGACACTCATGTGGACGCGCCTCTCATCACCGTCAGCAGCTGGCACACAGCAAGAGGCCTTTTTCCCCATGAGTCGCTCCCCCAGCCTTCCCAATGTCCAAACTGCTGACCACACTGTGAATCCCCCGCAAGGACAAGGAGGCAGTTCAAAGGCTAACACAGCTCACCACGCGCCCCCGGGGGAAAATGCACCACCAAAGGGAAGGCTGACGTAGCCATGTCGGGCAAGCAATTGACCCGTGGCCGGACAATGCAGATCTGACCGGTTCAGTCATTCCCGTGCAAAACACTTCAGACCACAGATTTTTCAAGGCTTTGACATGTgataagaccgtccctccacatacAAACCTACCGACTATTAGCAGCCTGAGTACTAACTGTTTGGACTGGCAATTTGTTGATAAAACATTTGTTTTGCGGAAACCAGATGGATTTTGTGAAAATAATTCAACTGAGAAATCAGTGAGTCTGAGTTACTAGTATTGTGATcattttcacaagttttcatTAATAACAAGCTGGTTAATAAAACAAATATCGTCTTCATTTTACGAGTTTTTATTGAGTCACCTGAGTAATCTTGGGTGAGTCTTAGAATTCACccgtgtccgtccgtccggccggtcatggaaaaaaaaaacctaaacgTTGACGTTGTCTCGGATGTTTTTCAAATTAAACCTTCAAAACTGTGTGAAGGGTTTGATGATCCCACGTGGTGACCCTGGTTGGGTTGACCCtcgtcacattttggggtcaaaGCGGGTCCATGTTTGGCTTGtttttgtcaaatttcacagcATGAACATGTTTGCTGGAAAATAGTTTTACCACTGAAAATAGTTTTACCACTGAAAATAGTTTTACCACTGAAAATAGTTTTACCACTGAAAATAGTTTTACCACTGAAaataagtagaagtgcaatgtcCAGCGAAGGAAAatttgcatctctctctctctctctctctctctctctctctctctctctctctctctctctagctctctctctctctctctctctctctctctctagctctctctctctgtctctctctctgtctctctctctgtctctctctctctctctgtctctctctgtctctctctctctctctctctctctctctctaaacttatcatgccgggtccgcaaacatcaacagaGCAAAAGCTTAGCAGTCTTAATTTTTTATCACttaaagatcagttattatttaataaggcgcttttaatgtttaaggtacaaataaacgagaccccacagtacatgcgatcattatttcagaaagcaacagacagatatggctcaaacaaattaatttccccgctaccccgtattgatttatataaaaccagtttagcgttttcgggctcaacaatttggaattcgctaccatgtgagataaaggggtcaagcacgactaaacacttcaaatcgcagcttcgcaaatatctgttgtcacgaacagttacattctgaagctgtttctagcaagaatgcattgctatcactaacctctatatattttgttgatgatgataatgatgtcgacgataatcatgatgatgatgatgatgatgatgaagttgttgttgtgtgtgtgtgtgtgtgtgtgtgtgtgtgtgtgtgcgtgtgcgtgtgtgtgtacgtgtgtgtgcgtgcgtgtgtatgtgtgtgagcgcatatgtgtatgtgtgtgtgtgtgtgtgtatgtatgtgtgtgagtgtgtgtgtatgtgtgtgtgtgtgtgtgtgtgtatatgtatgtgtgtgtgtgtgtgtgtgtgttgtattgaatGCGAatgtgattgcaggcatgcggcgcgcgtgtgtgtgcgagtcgacttttcttttcctttgtattatattgacatacatgtacatttcaatgttctattatgcattatgtagtcgtataggtaatgttgtaattagtaatactgtatgtcttagtttagcagggacagattgtaagactaggcgtgagcctaaaatctccatccttgagtaataaagttcgttcgttcgttcgttcgttctctctctctttctctctcacacacacacacacacacacacacacacacacacaacaacaacaacaacaacaacaacaacaacgcataAACAGACCCAAACACGTACCCACACAACTACGCACtatcttcttctctctctaaaCGATcgagaaaagaaaacagaggCTAAAAGAAAGTGAAAAGCAATAGAAAGAGAGCCGGAGattaagagacagagagacaggcagacagagagagagagagagagatagaaagagagacgcACATGAACTAACAAAAGATAGTAAGACTACGAGAAAGGCCTCAcaaactcgcacacacacacacacagacacacacactcacacacacatacacacacacacacaccacacacacaactacagcacacagacacacagacagagacacacacacatacaaacacacacacacacacacacacacacacacacacacacacacacacacacatatataaaaaatatacaCACAGgttcgcgcgcgcacacacgtacaTTCACAGACGCTATGTTCTCCGTATCTCtcaaacactaacacatgtgcatacaaacatgaacacacagacaaataaacacaaacacgcaagaCAGATCCTAGACATGTCACTTAAAAAACGTAAAGAATGCAAGACCCAAGAGAGGGGATGACGTCACACGTCAAAACATCTtgacttcttcttgtcgttcgctgttagatcgccagtccggactgcagggcgaaacgtgctgtcctcttgACTTGACTTGCGCAATCTTTATGTTGTAGTCTAGACTCGGAATTCAGGTTATTCCACACGCCGGAAGCGGCCTTGGGCGGCGTTTG from Littorina saxatilis isolate snail1 linkage group LG16, US_GU_Lsax_2.0, whole genome shotgun sequence encodes the following:
- the LOC138950006 gene encoding sodium-dependent proline transporter-like, with translation MWRFPFLVHSNGGGAFVLIYLLIMVLVGIPLCSMELVLGQFTSRSPARCYEFCPLFEGVGFSTLVISMLARTYYSVITSWSLLYFFKSFTSKLPWAECDRKWATDFCWDYLIPSNVSACNASGWAAEKDGACYNTSVIPKRITALWNVSLATENGIDRVLPAKDYMLNEVLGVDKEGVGLTHLGELNMELVGCLFFTWSMMCLSVITGLKSLTKMECLTMIYCTVVLLILFGFGFTLDGAIEGITCYLTPDLSKLLEVKVWEKAVGQVFYTLSISASTLVGLASYNVFNSDPVLHAVILAVANASVSLMSGFVVFTSLGYVSQLMDIELDQLHAGGTTLVFVIYPVALTRQKYGQFLSCIYYLMIFCWALSTSIGTLQVFFGALYDLFPLIRNHRKPTRVLMCMVYFLVCLPMVTDAGLIFVNILNFYLYSFNIFIMSLLTVTAVTWVYGLRHFLVDVEVMIGVDVLHCVPWAWGKYYLSACWLVLSPACLVFTCVQQFIGMEPPARVDHRGHLLGLGLSWLTLLPIPLAAIYSLLRRSGTLLQRLRAATTPSEMWGPASIKHRKIWLSVYAGKLGEHTQTSVASLKEGFKDLRADEDPAASEEANEISSELLGGVLTHPPDLDSCDITFSEMFDNAYLDEDATWKNENMDVSHPQTSPDVVVTPTSIGSSPENPFTSFETVFELLNQDRKDSIADVPAITGSSTQTTIGLFSSHDLLPGTPGD